One Halodesulfovibrio sp. DNA window includes the following coding sequences:
- a CDS encoding zf-HC2 domain-containing protein, producing MKPKKSSSWLELVYGGTIEEGLSTSREACPGHNDVAAYLDKKLPVARRKEVEGHMASCRECRSEVLELRRILSSC from the coding sequence ATGAAACCGAAAAAATCTTCAAGCTGGCTCGAACTGGTCTACGGCGGAACCATTGAGGAAGGGCTTTCAACAAGCAGGGAAGCTTGTCCCGGACACAATGATGTCGCCGCTTATCTCGATAAAAAACTTCCGGTAGCTCGCAGAAAGGAAGTGGAAGGGCACATGGCTTCATGCCGCGAATGTCGTTCCGAGGTTCTCGAGTTACGAAGAATTTTGTCATCCTGTTAA
- a CDS encoding sigma 54-interacting transcriptional regulator, with protein MGTLQCIVSELGSQKPFQSTLKSLLQTLSENHNFRRPHIVIFDPETRTLKLTLAHGLDSGSAIEYEPGVGVTGQVFTTGSPVIVPLMKDHPAFLNKAFGRTDEELADLAFICVPITVPGKEGSAGEVIGTLSVDLPSDTAESLEGQTRFLEVVAGMVANHATYLQEEIARQTHMMAQGLGGGELAEHPAVSANIIVASKSMKLVLNQVSQVGPSRATALLRGESGTGKELLAEAIHQASPRRDNPLIKLNCAALPSELVESELFGYQKGAFTGAVQDKKGLFELANNGTLFLDEVGELSPTAQAKVLRAIQEQEIQRLGSEKTLSVDVRLICATHRPLEELVEKGEFREDLYYRINVFPVFIPPLRERREDILPLSEHFLSTYAEEYERNIKRISTPAIDLLMQYHWPGNIRELKNCIERAVLVCDEQVIRTYHLPPSLQTAESTATDSNLSFCEAVAKFEQELLVDALKKARGNMLQAARDLRVSYRIVNYKVKKYGIDAKKFAVTRGRNR; from the coding sequence ATGGGTACCCTTCAGTGCATTGTTTCTGAGCTTGGCTCCCAGAAACCCTTCCAATCTACACTGAAATCTTTGTTGCAGACTTTGTCTGAGAACCACAACTTTAGAAGACCACACATTGTGATCTTTGATCCGGAAACTCGCACCCTTAAACTGACTCTTGCACATGGTCTTGATTCTGGTAGTGCTATTGAGTACGAACCGGGGGTAGGGGTAACAGGGCAGGTATTTACCACCGGTTCTCCCGTGATTGTTCCACTCATGAAAGATCATCCAGCCTTCTTGAACAAAGCCTTTGGTCGTACGGATGAAGAACTGGCAGATTTGGCATTTATTTGTGTGCCGATTACTGTTCCTGGTAAGGAAGGTTCTGCCGGAGAAGTTATAGGCACACTTAGTGTTGATTTGCCAAGTGACACTGCCGAAAGCCTTGAGGGACAGACTCGTTTTCTGGAAGTAGTTGCCGGTATGGTTGCAAACCATGCTACGTACTTGCAGGAAGAAATTGCCCGCCAAACGCATATGATGGCACAAGGTCTTGGTGGTGGTGAGTTAGCTGAGCACCCTGCTGTTTCAGCTAATATTATTGTTGCGTCAAAGTCCATGAAGCTTGTGCTTAATCAAGTTTCACAGGTTGGTCCTAGCCGAGCTACGGCACTGCTTCGCGGTGAGTCCGGTACTGGTAAGGAACTTCTTGCCGAGGCAATTCACCAAGCAAGCCCGCGTCGAGACAATCCGCTTATTAAACTTAATTGTGCAGCGTTGCCTTCTGAACTCGTAGAAAGTGAACTGTTCGGGTATCAGAAAGGTGCATTTACCGGTGCTGTTCAAGATAAAAAAGGGTTATTCGAGCTTGCGAATAACGGAACCTTGTTCCTTGATGAAGTTGGTGAATTAAGCCCGACAGCGCAGGCAAAAGTGTTGCGTGCAATTCAGGAGCAGGAAATTCAGCGACTCGGTAGTGAAAAGACGTTGTCTGTAGACGTTCGTCTTATTTGCGCAACACATCGTCCTTTGGAAGAGCTTGTAGAAAAAGGTGAGTTCCGCGAAGATTTATACTACCGCATTAACGTGTTCCCGGTGTTTATCCCACCTCTTCGTGAACGCCGTGAAGATATTTTGCCGCTTTCTGAACATTTCCTTTCTACATATGCAGAAGAGTATGAGCGTAATATTAAACGCATTTCTACTCCAGCTATCGATTTGTTGATGCAGTACCATTGGCCGGGGAACATCCGTGAGTTGAAAAACTGCATCGAACGTGCTGTGCTTGTGTGTGATGAGCAGGTTATCCGTACGTATCATCTCCCGCCTTCTTTGCAGACAGCGGAAAGCACCGCGACAGACTCCAACCTCTCTTTCTGTGAGGCTGTAGCTAAGTTTGAGCAGGAACTTCTTGTAGATGCTCTTAAAAAAGCTAGAGGAAATATGTTGCAGGCTGCGCGTGATCTTCGTGTGAGCTACCGTATTGTGAACTATAAAGTTAAAAAATACGGCATCGATGCAAAGAAATTTGCTGTAACACGGGGGCGCAACCGCTAG
- a CDS encoding flagellar basal body rod C-terminal domain-containing protein — protein MSIYDLMSIGNNAMMNAKLGINVTSNNMANADVKGYSRTTVNYVSRSPLVRNSLQFGTGAEAESLRRHYNYFVEQQYLASHGQQQYWNAKAETLYSVESLFKQGDKNYGLSVALDKYFSSWNSLTQDADSSAYRMELKEYAKTLSTMLHTMSKSLKQELQATDKAIELGVADANALMKDIAELNRSVLGQPENLVLQDERDRKIRKLGELLPIKSLHQSDGSFTVITESGQTLVDGIEAFELAVKGPEAQAELTTGSAFKGEVKFEGQGSKEYKIEMVKGGALGTAEFKVSIDGGKTWLTDENGVERTFKAGDADNKVKIEGVNIWFNNSSPATDLSKADAFNIVPKSGLYWKKTTAHLVNITPRGGYGNESGRLSGGRLGGLFAARDSGIASYEERMEAFTKELIWQTNYQHSQGAGLAHYKETQSTNSVVDSSVALNKSNLAYANKITKGTISFQAYTAQGTPDGARIEVSVTPGMSLDDLVTAINNAPTTATAKLTASIEGGKLKIKSKVADGSFEFAGDTSGALAALGLNTFFSGSSSSDIDLDARIKNDPKRINAAVVNGLGLVDHGDNKNALALHALVKKGVTLDTIHTNTSRTFSQHLSTLTALVGADMDGASRNKVYCDTVSKDLEKRQQSEAGVNMDEELTNLTKYQKSFEAASKLITTANEMFDTILQLK, from the coding sequence ATGTCTATTTATGATCTTATGTCTATCGGCAACAATGCAATGATGAACGCAAAGCTTGGCATCAATGTTACAAGTAACAACATGGCTAACGCGGACGTCAAAGGTTACTCTCGTACAACCGTTAATTATGTCTCTCGATCCCCTTTGGTGCGGAACAGCTTACAGTTTGGCACAGGGGCGGAAGCAGAGAGCCTTCGCAGGCATTACAACTACTTTGTTGAGCAGCAGTACCTAGCGTCGCATGGTCAACAGCAGTACTGGAATGCTAAAGCAGAAACATTGTACAGCGTAGAGTCATTGTTCAAACAAGGTGATAAAAATTACGGACTTTCTGTAGCTCTTGATAAATACTTCAGCAGCTGGAACTCTCTTACTCAGGATGCTGATAGTTCTGCGTACCGCATGGAATTGAAAGAGTATGCAAAAACACTTTCAACAATGCTTCATACAATGAGTAAGTCATTAAAGCAGGAGCTGCAAGCAACAGACAAAGCAATTGAACTTGGTGTTGCAGATGCGAACGCATTAATGAAAGACATCGCAGAGCTGAACCGAAGCGTTCTGGGGCAGCCAGAAAATCTTGTGCTGCAAGATGAGCGTGACCGCAAAATTCGCAAGCTCGGTGAACTTCTTCCTATTAAATCTTTACATCAGTCAGACGGCTCATTCACAGTTATTACTGAGTCTGGGCAAACATTAGTTGACGGCATTGAAGCTTTCGAACTTGCGGTAAAAGGACCTGAGGCTCAAGCAGAATTGACAACAGGTTCTGCCTTCAAAGGTGAAGTTAAGTTTGAAGGTCAAGGTTCCAAGGAATACAAAATAGAAATGGTTAAAGGCGGTGCGCTGGGTACTGCGGAATTTAAAGTTTCTATCGATGGTGGAAAGACTTGGCTGACCGACGAAAACGGTGTTGAACGAACTTTTAAAGCTGGTGACGCAGACAATAAAGTAAAAATTGAAGGCGTTAATATCTGGTTCAACAATTCATCACCGGCAACAGATTTATCAAAAGCAGATGCTTTTAATATTGTACCGAAAAGTGGACTTTACTGGAAAAAAACCACCGCACACCTCGTAAATATTACTCCTCGTGGTGGTTACGGTAATGAATCCGGAAGATTGAGTGGTGGACGTCTTGGCGGTTTGTTCGCTGCGCGTGATAGCGGCATTGCCAGCTATGAAGAGCGAATGGAAGCTTTTACAAAAGAACTTATTTGGCAGACTAACTACCAGCATTCACAGGGCGCAGGGCTTGCTCACTACAAAGAAACACAGAGTACCAATTCTGTAGTTGATTCTTCTGTAGCACTTAATAAGTCTAATTTGGCATATGCTAACAAAATTACCAAAGGTACCATAAGCTTTCAGGCATATACCGCTCAGGGCACACCGGATGGCGCTCGTATCGAAGTCTCAGTAACTCCGGGTATGTCTCTTGATGACTTGGTGACAGCGATTAACAACGCGCCTACTACCGCGACAGCTAAATTGACTGCATCAATCGAAGGCGGAAAGCTTAAAATTAAATCGAAGGTAGCGGACGGAAGTTTTGAATTCGCAGGCGACACTTCAGGTGCTCTTGCAGCCTTAGGACTAAATACATTCTTTAGTGGCTCCAGTAGCTCAGATATTGATCTTGATGCACGAATCAAAAATGATCCCAAACGAATTAACGCAGCTGTCGTTAACGGGCTTGGTTTGGTAGATCATGGTGATAACAAAAACGCTCTTGCTCTGCATGCGTTGGTGAAGAAAGGTGTTACGTTGGACACAATCCACACAAATACATCTCGAACTTTCTCCCAGCATCTAAGCACACTGACTGCACTTGTCGGGGCAGATATGGACGGAGCATCACGAAACAAGGTCTATTGCGACACAGTGAGCAAAGATCTTGAAAAACGCCAACAGTCTGAGGCTGGTGTAAACATGGATGAAGAGCTGACAAACTTAACCAAGTATCAAAAGAGTTTCGAAGCTGCTTCCAAGCTGATTACCACAGCTAACGAAATGTTCGATACCATCCTACAGTTAAAATAG
- a CDS encoding flagellar hook protein FlgE, producing the protein MSVMGSMYTGISGLTTHAERMSVLGNNLANTSTVGFKSGTVQFEDLFYSSRSHGASVGQIGHGSRVSSIYQDFSQGAYENTGAVTNVAIGGRGFFLVNDPINGSEYYTRAGDFKFDNEGFLINPQGMRVQGWAAADSSTAVVKGAVGDLQIDSFQSEPKETSKMSLSLNLSNKAIDKAKPTTPGTAANGTDFFALFSTWDAKSSPAKPLGDDKYSYQKTMKVFDKTGSAHEVTVYFDKAKTVSGEDTWEYIVTCNPNDDGRPNMMTGSPATNTRTKGLLMAGTISFSNTGAMKNMSAYTYDAGAAGTADPDSKDNWKAATMSEDGFPIFTANFLHLEDVNDTDDKAADGASPELIALDFGFSSKNASRAFENAAETMTAVEADGTKLAKINDVDINKTKKSATSFSIASTTHSMEQDGYTAGFLQEITIDKNGVVGGRYSNGQKQEMFVLALADFADRQSLSLQGGNLYAESSQSGQAVVGRANTGRLGNVSSNTLELSNVDMSRQMVKLILTQRGYQSNSKVVTTSDEMLQEAINLKR; encoded by the coding sequence ATGAGCGTTATGGGATCTATGTATACAGGCATTTCCGGACTTACTACTCACGCAGAACGTATGTCAGTACTGGGCAACAACCTCGCCAACACCAGTACTGTTGGCTTCAAGAGTGGTACAGTTCAGTTCGAAGATCTCTTCTACTCAAGCCGTTCGCACGGTGCGTCAGTCGGGCAGATTGGTCACGGTTCCCGCGTATCATCTATTTATCAGGATTTTTCACAGGGCGCATATGAAAACACAGGCGCTGTAACTAACGTAGCCATCGGTGGTCGTGGCTTCTTCTTAGTGAATGACCCAATTAATGGCTCAGAGTACTACACCCGCGCTGGTGACTTTAAGTTTGATAACGAAGGTTTTCTCATCAACCCTCAGGGTATGAGAGTGCAGGGCTGGGCTGCTGCTGATAGCTCTACAGCTGTCGTTAAAGGAGCTGTTGGCGACCTTCAGATTGATTCTTTCCAGTCTGAACCTAAAGAAACAAGCAAGATGTCCCTTTCTCTTAACCTTTCAAACAAAGCAATTGATAAAGCAAAGCCAACAACACCAGGTACTGCTGCGAACGGTACTGACTTTTTTGCTTTGTTCTCAACATGGGACGCAAAAAGTTCACCAGCTAAGCCGCTTGGTGACGACAAGTACTCCTACCAGAAAACAATGAAAGTTTTCGATAAAACCGGCTCTGCTCATGAAGTTACCGTATACTTCGATAAAGCTAAGACAGTAAGCGGCGAAGATACTTGGGAATACATTGTTACGTGTAACCCGAATGATGATGGTCGCCCAAATATGATGACTGGCTCTCCTGCCACCAATACAAGAACGAAAGGTCTTTTAATGGCGGGTACAATTAGCTTTAGTAACACTGGCGCAATGAAAAATATGTCAGCATATACATATGACGCTGGCGCTGCTGGCACTGCTGATCCAGATTCAAAAGATAACTGGAAAGCTGCTACCATGAGTGAAGATGGTTTCCCGATTTTTACAGCAAACTTTCTTCACTTAGAAGATGTTAACGATACTGATGATAAGGCTGCTGATGGTGCAAGCCCTGAGTTGATTGCACTTGATTTTGGGTTTAGCTCCAAAAATGCAAGCCGTGCATTTGAAAACGCAGCTGAAACTATGACAGCAGTTGAAGCAGATGGTACCAAACTCGCAAAGATTAATGATGTAGACATTAACAAAACTAAAAAGTCTGCAACTTCGTTTTCAATTGCGTCCACAACACACAGCATGGAGCAGGATGGCTATACTGCTGGTTTCTTGCAGGAAATTACAATTGATAAAAACGGTGTTGTTGGCGGACGTTATTCCAATGGTCAAAAACAAGAAATGTTTGTTCTCGCCTTGGCGGATTTTGCAGATAGACAGAGTTTAAGCCTTCAGGGTGGTAACCTCTATGCAGAAAGTTCTCAGTCCGGGCAGGCTGTAGTTGGACGAGCTAATACAGGTCGTTTAGGCAATGTGTCTTCAAATACGCTGGAACTTTCCAACGTAGATATGTCACGCCAGATGGTAAAACTGATTTTAACTCAGCGTGGTTATCAGTCTAACTCCAAGGTTGTGACTACGTCAGATGAAATGCTTCAGGAAGCAATTAATCTGAAACGATAG
- a CDS encoding flagellin, whose translation MRIARSMIYTQSTGGMNSAMNEILRLSEQAGSQKRINRPSDDPSGSALIMDLQSHINSLTQYDKNITTAKGWLDTANEQLGTISSTIIKIQELANQGSTGTVTDKQRALIATELRELQVQLIGLTNGDYAGNSLFAGAAVNKPAYKLGLGATVENANQALVHSVTGDAKKTIAVKFPKPTATQNIGAASIPVQFSEDGGKTWKNATIPTGAGDTVSLKLGGVEAKLKVGEQIKQDTTMVIRPAAIYTGSIDGEAKAQYFGANTALSPVPQGVFSSPVAVRIENDPSVLIGTAIEYSYSTDNGATWVRGNATKDKFLNIPGGQLDLGGSGSLLKGEQFVVNPVDSAIRIEISEGNKIQVNSTGANFFGGLYTDKVTGATGPVDGLSDDKNLFEVVGNLIASLEMDDQDGVKKCLGDLKKANEHITTETGVLGGRQNRIRFAADAHSKSKMSTTARISSIQDVDVSKLSTQSDRAQFIYKTVLSTSAKVMNMSLLDYLR comes from the coding sequence ATGCGTATTGCACGTAGCATGATATATACACAGTCCACTGGTGGCATGAACAGCGCAATGAACGAAATTCTTCGTTTAAGCGAACAGGCAGGAAGCCAGAAACGTATCAACCGTCCTTCTGACGATCCAAGCGGTTCTGCTCTGATTATGGACTTGCAGTCACACATCAATTCCCTAACTCAGTATGATAAAAATATCACGACTGCAAAGGGTTGGCTTGATACTGCGAACGAACAACTTGGGACAATCAGCAGCACCATCATTAAAATTCAGGAACTGGCAAACCAAGGTTCTACAGGTACGGTGACAGATAAACAGCGCGCACTCATTGCAACCGAGCTGCGAGAACTTCAGGTGCAGCTGATTGGTCTGACAAATGGTGACTACGCTGGTAACTCTTTGTTTGCTGGTGCAGCTGTTAATAAGCCTGCATATAAACTTGGATTGGGTGCAACCGTTGAAAATGCAAATCAGGCGTTGGTTCATAGCGTAACTGGTGATGCTAAAAAAACTATTGCAGTTAAATTTCCAAAGCCGACAGCTACTCAGAATATTGGTGCTGCTTCAATACCTGTTCAATTTTCTGAAGATGGTGGCAAGACATGGAAAAATGCCACTATTCCAACAGGGGCTGGGGATACAGTGTCTTTGAAGCTTGGCGGCGTAGAAGCTAAACTCAAAGTTGGCGAGCAGATTAAGCAGGATACCACCATGGTTATCCGACCTGCTGCAATCTATACTGGTTCAATTGATGGCGAAGCTAAGGCACAATATTTTGGTGCAAATACAGCCCTATCTCCTGTACCACAAGGTGTTTTCAGCAGCCCCGTTGCAGTTCGAATCGAAAATGATCCATCTGTTCTTATAGGCACTGCCATCGAATATTCATATAGCACAGACAATGGCGCAACATGGGTTCGAGGAAATGCAACAAAAGATAAGTTCTTAAATATTCCTGGCGGGCAGCTTGACTTAGGTGGATCTGGTAGCTTGCTGAAAGGTGAGCAGTTTGTCGTTAATCCAGTTGACTCTGCAATTCGCATTGAGATCAGCGAAGGCAACAAGATTCAGGTAAACAGTACTGGCGCTAATTTCTTCGGTGGTCTCTACACTGACAAAGTGACAGGCGCAACCGGACCAGTTGATGGACTTTCTGATGACAAAAACCTCTTTGAAGTTGTAGGAAACCTTATAGCTTCTCTAGAAATGGACGATCAGGACGGTGTGAAGAAATGTTTGGGTGATTTGAAAAAAGCAAATGAACATATCACCACAGAAACAGGTGTGCTTGGTGGACGGCAAAACCGCATACGTTTTGCGGCAGATGCGCATAGCAAAAGCAAAATGTCTACTACTGCACGTATTTCTTCTATTCAGGACGTTGATGTATCCAAATTGTCCACCCAATCCGATCGTGCTCAGTTCATTTACAAAACCGTGCTGTCTACCAGT
- a CDS encoding flagellar hook capping FlgD N-terminal domain-containing protein: MQVSTTQYINSTHSRDMSAKEPKSSLGKDDFMKLLTTQMSNQDPLKPTDDTQMLAQLAQFSSLEQLSTLNQTATTANTALGAINVTGAVNYIGKSVVAGGDSITRGSSDCSPVYYTLPEGVDSVKAHIYDASKSIVDTVVLSATGEGEHAFTWDGTNPKGKLPEGKYTVGFEARDKNGKTVKVGSKVAGKVTGVTAKDGKTVLELEGGRTVNLIDVQRVEETKAVSSDSDKKTSEESAAS; the protein is encoded by the coding sequence ATGCAAGTATCTACAACACAATATATCAACTCAACGCACTCCCGCGACATGTCTGCTAAAGAGCCGAAAAGCTCTCTCGGTAAAGATGACTTTATGAAACTTTTGACAACGCAGATGTCCAATCAGGATCCGTTGAAACCGACTGACGATACGCAGATGCTTGCACAGTTGGCGCAATTCTCCTCACTTGAACAACTTTCAACATTGAACCAGACAGCAACCACAGCAAATACTGCTCTTGGTGCTATTAATGTTACAGGCGCTGTTAACTACATTGGAAAATCTGTAGTTGCCGGTGGCGATTCTATTACCCGTGGTAGCTCAGATTGTAGTCCTGTTTACTACACCCTGCCTGAAGGCGTTGATAGTGTTAAGGCACACATCTATGACGCATCTAAAAGTATTGTTGATACTGTTGTTCTCTCTGCAACAGGTGAAGGTGAACATGCCTTTACTTGGGATGGCACTAATCCAAAAGGTAAATTGCCTGAGGGTAAATACACTGTCGGTTTTGAAGCTCGCGATAAAAACGGCAAAACTGTTAAAGTTGGCTCGAAGGTTGCAGGTAAGGTTACAGGAGTTACTGCTAAAGACGGTAAGACTGTTCTTGAACTTGAAGGCGGTCGCACTGTGAACCTTATAGATGTTCAACGAGTCGAAGAAACAAAGGCTGTTTCCAGCGATTCTGATAAAAAAACTAGCGAAGAATCCGCAGCAAGTTAA